The Xiphophorus hellerii strain 12219 chromosome 5, Xiphophorus_hellerii-4.1, whole genome shotgun sequence genome window below encodes:
- the LOC116719833 gene encoding nuclear distribution protein nudE homolog 1-B, translated as MVEPTAHSFPSLKEELEYWKEQAHKHQQRADEAQEELQEFQQMSRDYEAELETELKQCEGRNKELLLDNNRLRMELESIKEKFDAQHSEAFRHISTLEDDLAETRAVRDHLQKYIRELEQSNDDLERTKRATIMSLEDFEQRMNQVIERNAFLESELDEKENLLESVQRLKDEARDLRHELAVRQKERRPSSSLGKDSDRSEMLCSSPPNLSIPITPSKPVGSYVTPPASSIRRGDGLTGTPLTTSARISALNIVGELLRKVGNLESKLASCRDFVYETSSNRPALPVGPCSPSGLDAGPEVQASSFSPPPQYDSLVKRLEFGPAPPRVVSHSPQSPQGGVKILL; from the exons ATGGTAGAGCCAACGGCACACTCATTTCCGTCTCTGAAAGAGGAGCTGGAATACTGGAAAGAACAAGCACACAAACACCAGCAAAG GGCGGATGAGGCTCAGGAAGAGCTGCAGGAATTCCAGCAGATGAGTCGAGACTATGAGGCAGAGCTGGAAACGGAGTTAAAGCAGTGTGAAGGTCGGAACAAAGAACTGCTGCTGGATAATAACAGGCTCCGTATGGAACTAGAAAGCATAAAG GAGAAATTCGACGCCCAGCATTCAGAGGCCTTCAGGCACATCTCAACACTGGAGGACGATCTGGCCGAGACCAGGGCGGTCAGAGACCATCTGCAGAAGTATATCAGGGAACTAGAACAGTCCAATGATGATCTAGAGAGGACTAAAAG GGCTACCATCATGTCTCTGGAGGACTTTGAGCAGCGCATGAACCAGGTCATCGAGAGGAACGCTTTTCTGGAAAGCGAGCTGGACGAGAAGGAGAACCTGCTGGAGTCTGTTCAGAGACTTAAGGATGAAGCCAGAG ACCTCCGCCATGAGCTGGCTGTCCGTCAGAAGGAGAGACGGCCGTCCAGCAGCCTGGGCAAAGACTCAGACCGCTCAGAAATGCTATGCTCCTCTCCACCCAATCTGTCCATTCCCATCACGCCCTCCAAACCTGTGGGCTCGTACGTGACGCCCCCTGCCTCCAGCATCCGCAGGG GAGACGGTCTAACAGGAACCCCTTTGACTACATCTGCTAGAATATCTGCACTGAACATTGTCGGGGAGCTGCTGAGAAAAGTTGGG AATTTGGAGTCGAAGCTTGCATCCTGTCGAGACTTTGTCTACGAGACGTCCTCCAACAGACCGGCGCTCCCCGTCGGCCCCTGCAGTCCTTCAGGTTTAGACGCGGGTCCTGAGGTCCAGGCCAGCAGCTTCAGCCCTCCTCCTCAGTACGACAG TCTGGTGAAGCGGTTAGAGTTCGGACCGGCTCCTCCCAGAGTGGTATCCCACAGTCCCCAGTCTCCACAGGGAGGGGTCAAGATCCTGCTGTAA